The genome window GCCGATATTTCACGGTTGGCCATGCCATCGCACATCAGGCGCAGCACGTCGCCCTGGCGCGGGGTGAGCTCGCTTAACAAGGCGACCTCATCCGTGGGATGTCCGTGCGCCGGTGTAGGCAGAGGCGGGCGCAGGTGCGCGTCCAGCGATTGCGGCAGTTGGATTTGCGCCAGCGCCGACAGCAAGCTTTGGCTGTTCGCCGACTTATGCAGAAAACCGCGTGCGCCCGCCATCATGGCGCGGTCGCGGTCTTGCGGGTCTTCAGAGGCGGACATCACCAGTATGCGAATGCCCGGCCGCAATTGCCGCAGGCGCTTGAGCAGCGCGCTGCCGCCGATGTCTGGCAGGTAATAGTCCATGATCACGCAACTGATATCCGATCTGGACTCAAGCGTGGCGATGGCCTCGTTGCCGCTTGCGACCGGGCAAATATCCAACGTGGGGGCCAAATGGGCGATGGTCAGCATCAGACCTTCGCGGAACATCGCGTGGTCGTCGATCAGCAGCACGGCGGTCACTGGGAGGCTCCGGGGAAAAGGGTCTGGTAGTGGCGGATGTGCCGCAAGTCGGGACCATCAAATATCAAGGCGCCAGCAGAAAAGATCCCTGCGCAGGATGCGCTGACATGGTGTTGACGCGTAAAAATTTAACAAAGGGCCTCTGCCCAGTCAACGAAATGCGGGGCGGTTGCAGATGTGGACGACACGCCACATAGGACTAAAGTCCCATGCGCATTGCAGGCAGACGCGTTATTTCTGAACGCGGTTGAAATCCCATCGGGCCGCTGCTGCGGATCAATGTTGCGAATACATCGGGAACGGACAAGTGGCCTTACATCAGCGTGACTTTGCCCGTCGCCAAGTCGTAGACGCCGCCAGCGACGGAAAGCTTTTTCTGCTGCACCAAGTCTTGCAAGACCGGTTGCGCCGTTTTCAAACGATCAACCGCCAGACGCACATTCTCCGCGATTGCCGCAGCGAGCAGGTCGGCTGCACCAGAGCGGCGCGCGAACTCGACAGCGGGTTTGATCGCATTGACCAGCGCAGGCAGATGACCAGGCAACTGGGCGTTGTCCTTCAGCACCTTCACCGTCGCGTCCACCGCGCCGCAATTGCTGTGGCCAAGCACCAGGATCAGTGGCGCATGCAAGAACACCGTTCCGTATTCCAAACTGGCCAAGCCGTCGTCGTTTACGAAGTTGCCCGCAAGACGCACGATGAACAGGTCACCGGGAGCTTGGTCAAACGCCAATTCGGGCGCAACCCGGGAATCGGAACAACTCAGAATGGCGGCAATGGGTTTTTGCGTTTTGACCCGGGCAGCGCGCCCCGCCGAATAGTCCCGCGTCTGGGGCCTATTGGCCACATAGCGGGCGTTACCGGCCATCAGGCGCTTCAATGCCGCATCGGGGCCGATATCGTTGGATGGCACTGCGGCGTGGGCGGCTCCCAGCCACCCCGTGCTGCTGACGGCGGCGATGGCCGCCGCGCCCAACAGGACACGGCGCTGACGATTGATATGCAGGCAGGCAAGAAAAGATGAACAGTCGCACATGGGGCTCTCCTGAAAGACGGGGTGTCCAGAGAAACGTGCGTCCCTATTGTGCTGCCGCATCGCGGTGCGGCAGCGTATTTTTTTGGATGATGACGTATTACAGGGTGCGTTTGCGATACCAGCTTGAAGCCGGACGGCTGGTGTATGTGTGCCTGCGGGCAACTCGCTGCTTGGCAATGCTGCCAGTCAGGCTTGCTGTGTCTCGTTGGCAGCAGACGGGTGGCTTCCGGGCTTGCCGTAATACAGGCGTGCACAGATGGCGCTGCCTATGGCGCCCGGCAAGGCGCCAACGAACAGAGGGAATATGAACTCGGTCCAGCTCATTTCCCAACGGCTGAATGCCAGAAATAAAGAGAAGCCGTATAAGCCGCCGATGGCCGTCATCCTGCCCCAAGCACGCCACGATGACACCGCGGGCTTGAGGGCGCCAGCGGCCGCCCCGCACATCAACGCAGGAACCAGTCCAAATAGATAGAACCAGGGCGCGCCCAATAAAGCCAGACTTAGCGAATTAGCGTCCCACGTAACAATTGCCAAACCCAGCGTGACTGCCATGCCTCCGGCCAACGGAGCCAGAAACGCATATATCGCGGCGCCAGCAAATACGTCGCTAATGATGCGGCGTCCGGTGTCACCTGGATTGGGGTGGCGCAAGCGGTAGATCACGCA of Achromobacter seleniivolatilans contains these proteins:
- a CDS encoding response regulator yields the protein MTAVLLIDDHAMFREGLMLTIAHLAPTLDICPVASGNEAIATLESRSDISCVIMDYYLPDIGGSALLKRLRQLRPGIRILVMSASEDPQDRDRAMMAGARGFLHKSANSQSLLSALAQIQLPQSLDAHLRPPLPTPAHGHPTDEVALLSELTPRQGDVLRLMCDGMANREISAHLGVAEKTVKTHITAILATLGVPNRTQATWVARRGGLLGKPK
- a CDS encoding carbonic anhydrase encodes the protein MCDCSSFLACLHINRQRRVLLGAAAIAAVSSTGWLGAAHAAVPSNDIGPDAALKRLMAGNARYVANRPQTRDYSAGRAARVKTQKPIAAILSCSDSRVAPELAFDQAPGDLFIVRLAGNFVNDDGLASLEYGTVFLHAPLILVLGHSNCGAVDATVKVLKDNAQLPGHLPALVNAIKPAVEFARRSGAADLLAAAIAENVRLAVDRLKTAQPVLQDLVQQKKLSVAGGVYDLATGKVTLM